One region of Pogona vitticeps strain Pit_001003342236 chromosome 1, PviZW2.1, whole genome shotgun sequence genomic DNA includes:
- the GLB1L gene encoding beta-galactosidase-1-like protein isoform X2, with amino-acid sequence MGLWMYVLVVVLGPGSLKFQATSADRSFSIDYTNNCFLKDGVKFRYISGSIHYFRIPPAYWKDRLLKMYMSGLNAVQIYVPWNYHEPLPGVYNFAGDRDLEGFLDLVANLGLLVILRPGPYICAEWEMGGLPFWLLTEPDIVLRTSNPDFLQAVDKWLGVLLPKIKPHLYHNGGNIISVQVENEYGSYFACDYNYLRHLLAVFRSYLGEEVLLFTTDGTKESELRCGTLQGLYATVDFGLDENVTEAFGKQRIYEPKGPLVNSEYYTGWLDYWGEPHSTQNATDVAQGLQKMLELEANVNMYMFQGGTNFGYWSGADYNENTYNPITTSYDYDAPLSEAGDPTDKLYAIRTIISKFQVLPAGPMPPPTPKFAYGYVPLPERVALLDILGLISPSLPFYSSFPLTFEALKQPHGFMLYRTLLPHDIPEPVQLTAFQNGVHDFAYILLNGVYKGTLERNRVHGVNISGKLGDTLDVLVENMGHINFGANESDFKGLIHNLTLGSIILHNWLIYPLDIDSAVAHAWPPTTTTSNGTTGPAFYTGAFTTPNISHDTFVKLPGWNKGQIWINGFNLGRFWPARGPQQTLFVPGSLLNSSALNTVVVLELEVAPEMPRVLFLDRPLLNGTSHSVDRDVTNSSLHLAMEPLKFADMAVREKKVELLP; translated from the exons ATGGGGCTGTGGATGTATGTTCTAGTGGTGGTGCTGGGGCCAGGGTCCCTAAAATTCCAG GCCACCTCAGCAGACCGTTCCTTCAGCATTGATTATACTAATAATTGCTTCCTTAAGGATGGTGTTAAGTTTCGCTACATCTCAGGCAGTATCCATTACTTTCGTATTCCACCTGCCTATTGGAAGGATCGGCTTCTCAAGATGTACATGAGTGGTCTCAATGCTGTGCAGAT CTATGTGCCTTGGAACTATCATGAGCCATTACCCGGTGTTTACAATTTTGCTGGTGATAGAGATTTGGAGGGATTCCTGGACCTTGTGGCCAACTTAGGTCTTTTAGTGATCTTGCGACCTGGACCCTATATCTGTGCTGAATGGGAAATG ggTGGTCTTCCATTTTGGCTGTTGACAGAGCCAGATATTGTCCTACGCACATCTAATCCAG ATTTCCTGCAGGCTGTGGACAAATGGTTGGGTGTCCTGCTCCCGAAAATTAAGCCACATCTCTACCACAATGGAGGCAACATAATTAGTGTCCAG GTGGAGAATGAATACGGGAGCTATTTTGCCTGTGATTATAACTATCTGCGCCATCTGCTGGCTGTCTTTCGTTCCTACCTGGGGGAGGAAGTTCTGCTTTTCACCACGGATGGCACCAAAGAGTCTGAGCTCCGATGTGGGACATTGCAAGGGCTGTATGCCACGGTGGACTTTGGACTAG ATGAAAACGTGACAGAGGCATTTGGGAAGCAACGAATATATGAACCAAAGGGCCCACTG GTCAATTCTGAgtactacacaggctggctggacTATTGGGGTGAGCCACACTCCACGCAAAATGCTACAGATGTGGCTCAAGGCCTACAGAAGATGCTAGAATTGGAAGCCAACGTCAACAT GTATATGTTCCAAGGAGGCACCAACTTTGGTTATTGGAGTG GTGCTGACTACAATGAAAACACATATAACCCCATTACTACTAGCTATGACTATGATGCACCTCTTTCAGAAGCTGGAGATCCTACAGATAAGCTGTATGCTATCCGAACAATTATTAGCAAG tttCAGGTGTTGCCTGCAGGACCAATGCCACCTCCCACCCCAAAGTTTGCATATGGCTATGTACCACTGCCAGAG cgTGTAGCCCTGCTGGACATTCTAGGACTTATTTCACCTTCTCTGCCATTCTACTCCTCCTTCCCTCTTACTTTTGAAGCCCTGAAGCAG CCACATGGCTTCATGCTGTACCGGACCCTTCTACCACATGACATTCCAGAGCCCGTCCAGCTCACTGCCTTTCAAAACGGCGTTCATGATTTTGCCTACATTCTGCTTAATGGA GTGTACAAGGGGACACTGGAACGGAACAGAGTGCATGGGGTCAATATATCTGGCAAGCTAGGAGACACATTGGATGTTTTGGTGGAGAATATGGGTCATATCAATTTTGGTGCCAATGAGAGTGATTTTAAG GGTCTGATTCACAATCTCACACTGGGTTCCATCATACTGCATAACTGGCTCATCTACCCCCTGGATATTGACTCAGCTGTGGCTCATGCATGGCCCCCAACGACTACAACAAGCAATGGGACTACAGGGCCGGCTTTTTACACTGGAGCATTCACCACACCTAACATCAGCCACGACACCTTTGTGAAGCTCCCTGGTTGGAACAAG GGCCAGATCTGGATTAATGGTTTTAATTTGGGCCGGTTCTGGCCAGCTCGTGGACCGCAGCAAACTCTCTTTGTGCCTGGATCACTCCTCAATAGTTCGGCCCTCAACACTGTTGTAGTCCTGGAACTGGAGGTTGCTCCAGAGATGCCTAGAGTGCTCTTCCTTGACCGGCCTCTTCTCAATGGCACCTCCCACTCTGTTGACAGAGACGTGACTAATAGTAGCTTGCATCTTGCCATGGAGCCGCTGAAATTTGCTGATATGGctgtaagagaaaaaaaagtggaactCTTGCCCTGA
- the GLB1L gene encoding beta-galactosidase-1-like protein isoform X1, whose translation MFEKHLCQFDPNLKTGEIQVCSSAVLFHLIFSDIVSKGCQCTKKEKKGGGIGARGIRECLFIHRCFLGDMLLVLDYYSRLKYVLSPLSYVPWNYHEPLPGVYNFAGDRDLEGFLDLVANLGLLVILRPGPYICAEWEMGGLPFWLLTEPDIVLRTSNPDFLQAVDKWLGVLLPKIKPHLYHNGGNIISVQVENEYGSYFACDYNYLRHLLAVFRSYLGEEVLLFTTDGTKESELRCGTLQGLYATVDFGLDENVTEAFGKQRIYEPKGPLVNSEYYTGWLDYWGEPHSTQNATDVAQGLQKMLELEANVNMYMFQGGTNFGYWSGADYNENTYNPITTSYDYDAPLSEAGDPTDKLYAIRTIISKFQVLPAGPMPPPTPKFAYGYVPLPERVALLDILGLISPSLPFYSSFPLTFEALKQPHGFMLYRTLLPHDIPEPVQLTAFQNGVHDFAYILLNGVYKGTLERNRVHGVNISGKLGDTLDVLVENMGHINFGANESDFKGLIHNLTLGSIILHNWLIYPLDIDSAVAHAWPPTTTTSNGTTGPAFYTGAFTTPNISHDTFVKLPGWNKGQIWINGFNLGRFWPARGPQQTLFVPGSLLNSSALNTVVVLELEVAPEMPRVLFLDRPLLNGTSHSVDRDVTNSSLHLAMEPLKFADMAVREKKVELLP comes from the exons ATGTTCGAAAAACATTTATGTCAGTTTGATCCCAATTTGAAAACTGGGGAGATACAAGTATGTTCATCCGCTGTCTTATTCCATCTCATCTTTAGTGATATAGTAAGCAAAGGATGTCAATgtactaaaaaggaaaaaaaagggggagggattgGGGCCAGAGGTATAAGAGAGTGCCTGTTTATTCACAGATGTTTCCTAGGGGATATGCTTCTTGTCCTAGATTATTATTCCAGACTGAAATATGTACTTTCACCCCTCAGCTATGTGCCTTGGAACTATCATGAGCCATTACCCGGTGTTTACAATTTTGCTGGTGATAGAGATTTGGAGGGATTCCTGGACCTTGTGGCCAACTTAGGTCTTTTAGTGATCTTGCGACCTGGACCCTATATCTGTGCTGAATGGGAAATG ggTGGTCTTCCATTTTGGCTGTTGACAGAGCCAGATATTGTCCTACGCACATCTAATCCAG ATTTCCTGCAGGCTGTGGACAAATGGTTGGGTGTCCTGCTCCCGAAAATTAAGCCACATCTCTACCACAATGGAGGCAACATAATTAGTGTCCAG GTGGAGAATGAATACGGGAGCTATTTTGCCTGTGATTATAACTATCTGCGCCATCTGCTGGCTGTCTTTCGTTCCTACCTGGGGGAGGAAGTTCTGCTTTTCACCACGGATGGCACCAAAGAGTCTGAGCTCCGATGTGGGACATTGCAAGGGCTGTATGCCACGGTGGACTTTGGACTAG ATGAAAACGTGACAGAGGCATTTGGGAAGCAACGAATATATGAACCAAAGGGCCCACTG GTCAATTCTGAgtactacacaggctggctggacTATTGGGGTGAGCCACACTCCACGCAAAATGCTACAGATGTGGCTCAAGGCCTACAGAAGATGCTAGAATTGGAAGCCAACGTCAACAT GTATATGTTCCAAGGAGGCACCAACTTTGGTTATTGGAGTG GTGCTGACTACAATGAAAACACATATAACCCCATTACTACTAGCTATGACTATGATGCACCTCTTTCAGAAGCTGGAGATCCTACAGATAAGCTGTATGCTATCCGAACAATTATTAGCAAG tttCAGGTGTTGCCTGCAGGACCAATGCCACCTCCCACCCCAAAGTTTGCATATGGCTATGTACCACTGCCAGAG cgTGTAGCCCTGCTGGACATTCTAGGACTTATTTCACCTTCTCTGCCATTCTACTCCTCCTTCCCTCTTACTTTTGAAGCCCTGAAGCAG CCACATGGCTTCATGCTGTACCGGACCCTTCTACCACATGACATTCCAGAGCCCGTCCAGCTCACTGCCTTTCAAAACGGCGTTCATGATTTTGCCTACATTCTGCTTAATGGA GTGTACAAGGGGACACTGGAACGGAACAGAGTGCATGGGGTCAATATATCTGGCAAGCTAGGAGACACATTGGATGTTTTGGTGGAGAATATGGGTCATATCAATTTTGGTGCCAATGAGAGTGATTTTAAG GGTCTGATTCACAATCTCACACTGGGTTCCATCATACTGCATAACTGGCTCATCTACCCCCTGGATATTGACTCAGCTGTGGCTCATGCATGGCCCCCAACGACTACAACAAGCAATGGGACTACAGGGCCGGCTTTTTACACTGGAGCATTCACCACACCTAACATCAGCCACGACACCTTTGTGAAGCTCCCTGGTTGGAACAAG GGCCAGATCTGGATTAATGGTTTTAATTTGGGCCGGTTCTGGCCAGCTCGTGGACCGCAGCAAACTCTCTTTGTGCCTGGATCACTCCTCAATAGTTCGGCCCTCAACACTGTTGTAGTCCTGGAACTGGAGGTTGCTCCAGAGATGCCTAGAGTGCTCTTCCTTGACCGGCCTCTTCTCAATGGCACCTCCCACTCTGTTGACAGAGACGTGACTAATAGTAGCTTGCATCTTGCCATGGAGCCGCTGAAATTTGCTGATATGGctgtaagagaaaaaaaagtggaactCTTGCCCTGA
- the GLB1L gene encoding beta-galactosidase-1-like protein isoform X3 has product MGLWMYVLVVVLGPGSLKFQDGVKFRYISGSIHYFRIPPAYWKDRLLKMYMSGLNAVQIYVPWNYHEPLPGVYNFAGDRDLEGFLDLVANLGLLVILRPGPYICAEWEMGGLPFWLLTEPDIVLRTSNPDFLQAVDKWLGVLLPKIKPHLYHNGGNIISVQVENEYGSYFACDYNYLRHLLAVFRSYLGEEVLLFTTDGTKESELRCGTLQGLYATVDFGLDENVTEAFGKQRIYEPKGPLVNSEYYTGWLDYWGEPHSTQNATDVAQGLQKMLELEANVNMYMFQGGTNFGYWSGADYNENTYNPITTSYDYDAPLSEAGDPTDKLYAIRTIISKFQVLPAGPMPPPTPKFAYGYVPLPERVALLDILGLISPSLPFYSSFPLTFEALKQPHGFMLYRTLLPHDIPEPVQLTAFQNGVHDFAYILLNGVYKGTLERNRVHGVNISGKLGDTLDVLVENMGHINFGANESDFKGLIHNLTLGSIILHNWLIYPLDIDSAVAHAWPPTTTTSNGTTGPAFYTGAFTTPNISHDTFVKLPGWNKGQIWINGFNLGRFWPARGPQQTLFVPGSLLNSSALNTVVVLELEVAPEMPRVLFLDRPLLNGTSHSVDRDVTNSSLHLAMEPLKFADMAVREKKVELLP; this is encoded by the exons ATGGGGCTGTGGATGTATGTTCTAGTGGTGGTGCTGGGGCCAGGGTCCCTAAAATTCCAG GATGGTGTTAAGTTTCGCTACATCTCAGGCAGTATCCATTACTTTCGTATTCCACCTGCCTATTGGAAGGATCGGCTTCTCAAGATGTACATGAGTGGTCTCAATGCTGTGCAGAT CTATGTGCCTTGGAACTATCATGAGCCATTACCCGGTGTTTACAATTTTGCTGGTGATAGAGATTTGGAGGGATTCCTGGACCTTGTGGCCAACTTAGGTCTTTTAGTGATCTTGCGACCTGGACCCTATATCTGTGCTGAATGGGAAATG ggTGGTCTTCCATTTTGGCTGTTGACAGAGCCAGATATTGTCCTACGCACATCTAATCCAG ATTTCCTGCAGGCTGTGGACAAATGGTTGGGTGTCCTGCTCCCGAAAATTAAGCCACATCTCTACCACAATGGAGGCAACATAATTAGTGTCCAG GTGGAGAATGAATACGGGAGCTATTTTGCCTGTGATTATAACTATCTGCGCCATCTGCTGGCTGTCTTTCGTTCCTACCTGGGGGAGGAAGTTCTGCTTTTCACCACGGATGGCACCAAAGAGTCTGAGCTCCGATGTGGGACATTGCAAGGGCTGTATGCCACGGTGGACTTTGGACTAG ATGAAAACGTGACAGAGGCATTTGGGAAGCAACGAATATATGAACCAAAGGGCCCACTG GTCAATTCTGAgtactacacaggctggctggacTATTGGGGTGAGCCACACTCCACGCAAAATGCTACAGATGTGGCTCAAGGCCTACAGAAGATGCTAGAATTGGAAGCCAACGTCAACAT GTATATGTTCCAAGGAGGCACCAACTTTGGTTATTGGAGTG GTGCTGACTACAATGAAAACACATATAACCCCATTACTACTAGCTATGACTATGATGCACCTCTTTCAGAAGCTGGAGATCCTACAGATAAGCTGTATGCTATCCGAACAATTATTAGCAAG tttCAGGTGTTGCCTGCAGGACCAATGCCACCTCCCACCCCAAAGTTTGCATATGGCTATGTACCACTGCCAGAG cgTGTAGCCCTGCTGGACATTCTAGGACTTATTTCACCTTCTCTGCCATTCTACTCCTCCTTCCCTCTTACTTTTGAAGCCCTGAAGCAG CCACATGGCTTCATGCTGTACCGGACCCTTCTACCACATGACATTCCAGAGCCCGTCCAGCTCACTGCCTTTCAAAACGGCGTTCATGATTTTGCCTACATTCTGCTTAATGGA GTGTACAAGGGGACACTGGAACGGAACAGAGTGCATGGGGTCAATATATCTGGCAAGCTAGGAGACACATTGGATGTTTTGGTGGAGAATATGGGTCATATCAATTTTGGTGCCAATGAGAGTGATTTTAAG GGTCTGATTCACAATCTCACACTGGGTTCCATCATACTGCATAACTGGCTCATCTACCCCCTGGATATTGACTCAGCTGTGGCTCATGCATGGCCCCCAACGACTACAACAAGCAATGGGACTACAGGGCCGGCTTTTTACACTGGAGCATTCACCACACCTAACATCAGCCACGACACCTTTGTGAAGCTCCCTGGTTGGAACAAG GGCCAGATCTGGATTAATGGTTTTAATTTGGGCCGGTTCTGGCCAGCTCGTGGACCGCAGCAAACTCTCTTTGTGCCTGGATCACTCCTCAATAGTTCGGCCCTCAACACTGTTGTAGTCCTGGAACTGGAGGTTGCTCCAGAGATGCCTAGAGTGCTCTTCCTTGACCGGCCTCTTCTCAATGGCACCTCCCACTCTGTTGACAGAGACGTGACTAATAGTAGCTTGCATCTTGCCATGGAGCCGCTGAAATTTGCTGATATGGctgtaagagaaaaaaaagtggaactCTTGCCCTGA